The genome window TGCCGATCCCGAAGCCGCACAGCAAACGTTGACGACTTTCAAAAATGAGCTCCGTCAGTTCAGCGGCATCGAATCTGTGAGTTCGTCGTCAACAGCACCGGGTGAATGGTCGGGTGGATTTACGTTTATTTTTCCGGTAAATCCGGGTCAGGAACCGGAACGTTTTCGCATGCGCTATTGCGCGGTTGACGCGCATTATTTCGACACATTCAAAATGAAAATCAGCGAAGGGCGGGCGTTTTCGGAAGATCTCGAAGCAGAGGCGGAATCATCGGTAATTTTGAACGAGGCGGCGGTGCGCGCCTTTGGCTGGAGCGATGTTGCGGAGCACAAAGTGCGCCTCGGTGATAGCGAGTTCAACGTCATCGGTGTAGTGAAGGATTACAATTACAACTCATTGGCAGAAGCGGTAGCGCCGGTGGTTCATTTTTATCGCCCGCCGGATAACAGCCGCCACCGCTTTATTTCCGCCAGAATTGCGCCGGGCAATCACACCGCCGCGCTAGGATTTATTCGCGATAAATGGCAGGAAATTATGCCGGGCAATCCGCTCAATTTTTTCTGGATCGATGAAAATTTTGACCGGCTCTACGAAAACGAAGAACGGCTGCTGACCGTCGCATCCGCGTTTGCAACACTGGCGATTATCATCGCCGGGCTGGGGCTGTTTGCCATCGCATCGCTGATGATCACCCAGCGCACCAAAGAAATCGGCGTGCGCAAGGTGCTCGGCGCAACCACCGGAAACATCACCGTGATGCTCTCCAAACATTTTATGGCGATTGTGCTGGTTGCATTCGTAATCGCCTGTCCGCTCGCTTATTACGCATCGAACCAACTGCTGGCGGATTTCGCCTATCGCACATCGATCAACTGGCTGCTGTTTGTAGCTGCGGGCATTTTTTCGATGTTGATTGCCTGGGTAGCGGTCGGGTTTCAATCGATTAAAGCATCGATGTCGAACCCTGTGAAGGCGTTGCATTATGAGTGATTTTGGTGGTGATTTTCTGTGTGGCGTGTTTCTAAAAAACAGAAGGGGAATGTTGCTATAACTTCCCTGTTGCAGCTGCCCACATCCCTGTGTGATACCAGCCCTGCAACATCCCCTTTCTTTTCTCTCCCAAACTCCGTGATTTAAACTATCGGCGTCTGCGGAAAAACTTTAAAGAAAAAAATTTAATTAGTGAACAAAAAAACGTGCCCTGAGACAACTTTAGGCACGTTTTTTGTAAATCGCCAAATTTCATTGAATTTTGCTGACTTCTATTTAAAGAGCAGATATTTAGAGATCGTATCCAGTTGCATGTTGGATGTTCCCTCATAAATTTGCCCGATTTTGGCATCCCGATAAAATTTTTCCACCGGATACTCTTTGGTGAAGCCGTAACCGCCAAAAACCTCGATCATTCGCGAAGTCACTTTTTCTGCATTCACCGAAGTGAACAGTTTGGTCATCGCGGCTTCCACCACAAAATCTTGTCCAGCATCCTTCATCCGTGCGGTATCGTACACCATCCGGCGGGCAGCTTCGGTAAGCGTGGCACATTCGGCAATCTGGAACGCAACACCCTGAAATTTGCCAATCACTTTGCCAAACTGGGTGCGCTCTCGGGCATATTGCATGCCGGCATTCAACGAGCCTTGCATCACGCCGAGCATTTGCGCGCCGATGCCAATTCTGCCCTCGTTGAGTGTTTCGATCGCAGATTTGTAGCCTTTGCCAACTTCGCCAATCACATTTTCTTTGGGAACAATACAATTTTCCATGATCAGTTCGCAGGTGCTGCTGGCGCGAATACCCAGTTTATCTTCTTTTTTCCCGACGCGGAATCCCTCAAATCCGCGTTCGACCATAAACGCGGTGATGCCTTTGTACCCGGCTTCGGGATTCGCGTTGGCGAATACGATAAACAAATCCGCCTCTGCCGCATTGGTGATCCACATTTTATTGCCGTTCAACACAAAGTGGCTGCCCATATCTTCAGCACGGGTTTTCAGCGCAAACGCATCGCTGCCGGAGCTGGCTTCGGACAATGCATACGCACCGATTTTTTCCTGCGCCAACTGTGGCAAATATTTCTTTTTGAGCGCCTCACTGCCCCATTTTTGAATGCAGTTGTTGACCAGCGTATTTTGCACATCCACAAAAATAGCGGCAGATGCATCAACTTTGGACAACTCTTCGATCGCCAAAATGGACATGAAAAAGTTGCCTCCGGTTCCGCCGTATTCTTCGGGAATATCGATGCCCAGCAGCCCTAATTCAAAAAATTGATCCAGCAATTCCCGGCGAAACTGCCCTTTCTGATCCATTTCCTGAACATGCGGTTTTATTTGTTCTTCTGCAAATTCGCGGATCGCGTCGCGAAACATGCTTTCTTCTTCTGTGAGTTGAGTAATAGAATGAATTGCGTTCATGGACTCTCCTTTGTATTTTTCAGATCGTAACGGATGTTTATTCGATTGTAAGCCGAGACAGTAAATATGCAAACAGAATATACGGCGAAATTTTGCGCCAGTGTATCATCCGATTGAAAAATATAACCAGAAATTCCGCCGAAAAACACGGCGAAAGAAATTTAAGGAATGCACTACGATGAGCCAAAGCCCGACTCCGGAACAAATTCTTGCCGTTCTGCAAACAGCCCAGCAGGCTGCCATGAAGCAAGATTATGCCAACGCACTGACAAAATATCGTTGGGTCGAACAAAATATTCTGGATGACGAAGACAACTTGCCGCTGCTGCGCATCGAAATCGCGTGGGCGTATTATCACATGCAGCAATACCCGCACACCATCGCCTATCTGGAAAAAGCAATGGAAAGCCCTGTGCTCAATCCGCATCAGGTTTTCGATGCGCTGCGGCTGATCGGCGTTAGTTACAGCATGCTCCGCAACCCAGGAAAGGCAATTGCCAATCTGGAAGATGCAACTCTGCAACCAATTCCCGATTACGATAAACGCTATGCCTATTTTGAGATCGGCAAAATTTATTTCGCTGCGAACGATACAAAAAAAGCGCGTCCGCCGTTGGAAAAAGTGCTGCCGCTGTTTAAAGATGACGATCAGGAATATCGCCAGACCACCCGTTATTACCTCGGGATGATTCATTTTTTCGAAAAAAACATGACCGCTGCCGAATCGTATTTTCTTGATTTTATCAAACAGGCGACAACGGAAAAAACCAAAGCGCCCGGCTTATTCGGCATGGCACATCTGATGTACGAACGTAAGGAATACGAAAAGTTGCAGACAACCTGCCAAAAAGTAATGGAACTGGACCCGGATTTTTTTGATAAGGAAACCATCGGATTCTTTTTGTGCATCAGCTATTTGGGGCAACGCAAATGGACGGAAAGCCGCCAGGTTTTCGATCAATTAAAATCTGCCTACCCGGACGGAAAATATGCCGTTGAATATCCGGCAATCGAAAAAAAGCTCACCAAAAAATCCAATAAAGCCTGATCAGATTTGGATATTTTTTCAGATTTGATTATTTTTTCGCGTCCTGCAATCTCAGCCAAAGGCTTTTGCAGGAACAACTTTCATCATCAACAGGTGTTTTTTCGACGCCTTCCCACACGCATAAATATGCGGAACTGATTAGTACCGGAATCGTAACACGGTTTTCGATATTTGACATTTAACGGAATTTTTGACAGTATGATTGCCAAAATCCAGAGCAGCATGGACGGTTACAAAAAATTCGAATTGCTAAGTGATTCGGATATAATTCCGATGATATATTTGGTGAACGTTTATCATTTTCCGTATTCCCGGGAAGGAAAAACATTCACAACCGTGCTAAACCAATTGTTTACGGGGTTTATTCACCAGCAAACTGTGCAGGCGATTGAATGAATATGACGAATTTCAAAGCATTAATTCTGGATGATGAATATCAACTGGGCGAAATTCTTGTCAAGACTTTAAAAGAAGAAAATATATCTGCGATTGCCGTTACAAACGTTGATTCAGCAATTGCAAAACTTCGCGAAGACAAGTTTGATATTGTCATTTCGGATATATATCTCCCTCAAAAAAATGGGCGCGATTTATTTGAATACGCGCTGAACCATTTTCCGGAACTGCCATTTATTTTCATGACCGGCAATCCCGATCTGAATACCGCAGTAGATTTCCTCAAAAAAGGCGCGTACGATTATCTGAGCAAACCGTTCATGGTTTCGGATCTCATCAAAAAAGTGCATCATGTCATCCAGCAAAGCCAGGAGCGCAAAGCAGAAAAACATCTGGTAAACGATCTGAAAGAAATGCTCCAACACCGTGCGGAAGATTTCCGGATTTATCAGGATATTTTCAACAGCAAAGAGGACGGTTTGCTGATTATGGATATCGACGGGCTGATTGTTCGCGTAAATCCGGGCTTTTGCAGCATGAGCGGGTTCAGCAAAAATGAGCTGCAAAATGCGCCATTTACCAAACTGGGCGAAATTTTTCCGGGAATCAATTTCCGGCAGATACTTTCGACCATCGATGATCGCGGGCATTGGAAACAGGAGATTTCCACCCATCGATTAAATGGCACGCGCTGGATTGCCAACATCAACTTTTTCCCCGTTCGCAACGAAAACCGCGATGTGTTCGCTTACTCCGCAATTGTAACGGATGTCACTGGATTGCGCAGCATGGAAAATGCGCTGATTGGCGCGCAGGAAGCCATCATTTTCGGGCTGGCACGCTTGGCAGAACAACGCGATCAGGAAACCGGATACCATTTGGAACGCATTCGCAGCTATTGCCGGGCGCTCGCGCTGGAGATGAAAAATCATCCCAGATATCTGCCGTATATCACCAACAGTTTTATTGACACGCTGGATCGCACCGCGCCGCTGCACGACATCGGCAAAGTGGGCATCCCGGATCACATTTTGTTAAAAGGCGATAAACTAACCGAAGATGAATACGAATTGATGAAGCAGCACACCGTTGTCGGTTTCCAAACCCTCAGCTCCATTCGCAAACAATTTGGCGAAATGGATTTTTTGAACATGGGCATCGATGTTACCTATTGTCACCATGAGCGGTTTGACGGCACCGGATATCCGCGCGGATTGTGCGGCGACGAAATTCCGCTATCTGCTCAGGTGGTTGCCCTCGCCGATATGTACGATGCGCTTACTTCCGAGCGGGTTTACAAAGAAGCCTATCCGCACGATGTGACGGTTCAAATCATCCGCGACGAAAGCGGCAAACATTTTGATCCGGATATCATCCAGGTTTTCGAATGTGTTGCGGATCGTTTTGAGCAAATTTTGCAACAATTTTGGAAGGACGGATATGCGGAAAAAACACCTATTTTTGATGCTGAAAAGGTGCTAAAAAATTAGGTTTATTGTGCGGGTTTTCAGCGATACGAATGGTTTTTCAGAAATCTGGCGGGTCAAATCTTCTGGGTAAAACAGACGGATGGGTTACAGTCCTCCGGTAACGCCAATTCGGTTTTGCGCTCCCAGTTCGCCATAATTTGCGAAAGCGTAATCCAGCCGGAAGCGTTTGTAAGCGATACCCAACCCGGCGGAAATGCCGCTAAAACTGCGGGTTCCCAAACTTTTGATGCTTTGATTCACACCGTTATCGTAACCGATCCGAAACTTTACCGCGTCACTCACATCAAATTCCCCACCAACGCTAAAGCGTTTTAAAATATCGAGGTTATCGCCGGTTTGTTGGCTGATATCGTTTAACGATGCCATAAACATCAGCGGCAAGTGCGCCAATTTTTTGGCAAATCCGAGACGCACCATGAGCGGTAACTTGTCTTCAGTTTCGGTGTAATTATCCAGCATAAATCCAATATTTGAAACTGAAACGCCAACCTGAAAATCCGAAATGTAGGACGGACGAAAAATAATCCCGCCATCCAGCGCGATGCCGGAGGCGTTGTATTCTTCCAGCGAGGAATAAATAAATTTGGCGCTGACGCCGTAATCAAATCCCGGTCCCAATTGGTTGGAAATGGTAGCAGAAAGCGCAAATTCCGAAGCGCCAAAACTGCGTCCGGTTTCCTCACCGAACAAGTCGGTTTCTTCAAAATCGCCGTAATCGAAATAAATCAAGCCAAAACCGATTGTGCCAAGCTGCCCTTTTTGGAACGCGTAGCCCAACTGCCCCGCCTGAAAATCCAGCAAATGATCGGTAAAATTGATAGTCCACTGCGGTTCGGTAACGGTTGAAAGCACTGCCGGATTGTATGCTGCCGCGTTCACATCACCCTGAACAGCCACCAGGTTGTTGGCCATTGCCGCGCCGCGAGCGCTGTATTGGCTGCGCAAAAATTCAAATACCGTTGTGCCAACCGATTGCGAAAAAACGGGCTGTGCAGCAAGTGCAGTAAAACAAATTAACGCTAAAATTCTATTTTTCATTAATGGCCTCTTGAACGAAAACACGGCAATTTTTTGGCGATTTTTTTAAGATACAAATAAACGCTTTTTCCGGCGAATTGTCAACCGGTACCGGATTTAGTCATCCGTTTTTTTCAACTAAATTGAATTTTCATGGTCTGTTTTGAACTGTTGCAGCCCGGCAAAGATCCCTTCGGCAATTTTCTGCTGGTGGGAATTGGTTTTGAGGATTTTGGCATCGTAACGATTCGTGATAAATCCAGTTTCAACCAAAACGCAGGGCATCGATGCACCGACCATCACCCAAAATCCGGCTTGCTTAACGCCACGATCTTTCATGTTCAGCGATTGCATGCGTTTGCCGATTTGCGTTTGCACGTTGCTGGCCAAATGCTCGCTCTGTTTCATAAAAGCAGTTTGGGCAAGTCCGGCCAAAATGGCGTTGATGCCTTTGTAATGCGCCTGATTTTCTGACGATTCGAACCGGATTACCGCATTTTCCCGCTCTGCTACGGCGCTGGCCTGGGCACCTTTGGTCGCACCCAACAAATAGGTTTCGAAGCCGGCGGGGCTGCTGCTTTTGTTGGCGTTGGCGTGGATGCTGATAAACAATTTAGCCTGATTTTCATTGGCGATCTGGGTGCGTTGCCGCAATTCTACAAATGTGTCGTCTTTGCGAGTGTAAATTACTTTTACGCCGGGCATCCGCCGTTCGATGAGTTCACCGAGTTTCAGCCCGATGGAGAGCACCACATCTTTTTCTTGCAGTCCGCCGACACCAATTGCACCGGGATCTTTTCCGCCGTGACCGGGATCGATCACTACCGTATCGATCAGCCAGCGCTGGCGTTCTGTTTCCAGTTGTTTGCGGATGTCATCTTCTTTTTCTGGGGTTTGGCGATTGTTTTCAACCCGTGCTTCTTCGGCTTTTTCAGGCTGTTTTTCGGCAGTTTCGGATTCGGCAAGCTGCTCGCGGTAACGCAAAATGGCCACCACTTCTCCGGTATTTTCATCCTGATATACTTCGCGGGAAATGGGATCGGTGCGCAACCGGAAAGCGACAGACAACAGCGTTGCGAACTGGAACGCCTTCATCTCCCGCACCGGACCTTCGTCCAGATTGCGTGCCAGCGAATTGATGTCTGCTGTCGCGCCGTACAAATCGACATGCAACCAGTTGTTGCGTTTGTCGATGCTCATTTCGCCCTTCTGGAATTTCTTGGCGGTACGAATACGAATGACAACGCCATTTTCCCGGGCATCCACATCTACCCCCGCAACATTAAAACGGGGGTCGCCAAACTGCAGTATTTGCTGTTTTTCATCGTAATTCAAATTAATATTCGCGTACTGGTTCACTAAAGGCACCCAATAGGACAGCGGCAGAAAAATATCATTCCGTTCGATCGTGCAGGAAACGGGCATCTGCAATGTGCGGTCGTCGATGATCACAAACGGGTTGTTGGCTGTGATGACCACTTTATTTTGGGGCAGATACAGCACCAGTTTTTTGCGCTCATCGTTAAAATACGTGTTGTATTTCAGCGATTCGGCAAGCCTTCGGGCATCCACAAATGCAACGTCCTGCTGCCAGCGAATGGGCAATTCCAGGCTTTGTCTGCTGTTGGGGGGGAAAAGGGTCAGGTAATCGGGAAACAATCCCGGAAACGCTCTGGCGATTGCTTTTTTGGCATCCATCAACAGGAAAGCGATGCCGGGGATAACTTTTAGGAACTCGCGTCTTTGCATGTCCGCAGATCAATTTATGGATACGAAATTCTTTATCGCTGAGAAGATAACATAACACCCGGCGCAATTCAAGCGTTAAATCACACATCTCTAAATCATTGCGAAAATTAGGATTATGTGCTCAAAACCGGACAGTTTTTGTATCGAAAGCCCTCACAAACTTATCAACCCGTGAATTGAATAACGGGAATTTTTTGGTGGACAAAACTTCCGGCAAATCTTACATTAAAGCGACTAATCATGATATTGCAATATTTTTATCCTATTTTTCACATGAGGGTTTTATGAATACCTGTCCGCATTTTCTGAAAACAGGATCAATTTTATTCATTTTATACATACAAATATGTCTCCCGCAGGGCATTGCCCAAACGCGTTTTACATGGGCTGCGCAAACCGGCAACTGGCAAACCGCCGCCAACTGGACGCCAACCGGCGTTCCCGGTGCGAACGATACGGCAGTTGTCAATAGCGGCATTGTTACGGCAACGGCACCGGTCAGCGTTAGCGGGCTGGAATTGGGCGATGCGGAAATCAACGGCGCTAAATTGACAATTTTATCGATTTTCAGATGGAATAATGGCCGGCTGAGCGGCAGCGGAAGTGCAGATTCGACCATTTTGGGCAACGATGCCGAGATGATTATCGACGGTACCAGCCAGCGGGAACTGGTTGCACGAACGCTGATGTTGCGCGGAGATTCCCGCTTCAGCAGCAACGGGGATATCCGGCTGGGCAACGGCGCAATTCTCGTAAACAACACGAACAGGTTATTTGAGTGGTATGGCGATGGCGACATTGGCACACTGGACGGCAGCGGAAAATTGATCAATTTGGGCACGATCGAAAGGGACAATAATTCCTCGACCAATTTGATTAACGTATTATTTGAACATCGCGGCACACTGATCAACAACAGTGGCGAACTGCGCCTCATGGCCGGCAGCGACCAACGGAATGCAACACTGCAAATCGCAGAAAATACGGTGCTGCGAATAAGCAACGCCGG of Calditrichia bacterium contains these proteins:
- a CDS encoding acyl-CoA dehydrogenase encodes the protein MNAIHSITQLTEEESMFRDAIREFAEEQIKPHVQEMDQKGQFRRELLDQFFELGLLGIDIPEEYGGTGGNFFMSILAIEELSKVDASAAIFVDVQNTLVNNCIQKWGSEALKKKYLPQLAQEKIGAYALSEASSGSDAFALKTRAEDMGSHFVLNGNKMWITNAAEADLFIVFANANPEAGYKGITAFMVERGFEGFRVGKKEDKLGIRASSTCELIMENCIVPKENVIGEVGKGYKSAIETLNEGRIGIGAQMLGVMQGSLNAGMQYARERTQFGKVIGKFQGVAFQIAECATLTEAARRMVYDTARMKDAGQDFVVEAAMTKLFTSVNAEKVTSRMIEVFGGYGFTKEYPVEKFYRDAKIGQIYEGTSNMQLDTISKYLLFK
- a CDS encoding tetratricopeptide repeat protein, with product MSQSPTPEQILAVLQTAQQAAMKQDYANALTKYRWVEQNILDDEDNLPLLRIEIAWAYYHMQQYPHTIAYLEKAMESPVLNPHQVFDALRLIGVSYSMLRNPGKAIANLEDATLQPIPDYDKRYAYFEIGKIYFAANDTKKARPPLEKVLPLFKDDDQEYRQTTRYYLGMIHFFEKNMTAAESYFLDFIKQATTEKTKAPGLFGMAHLMYERKEYEKLQTTCQKVMELDPDFFDKETIGFFLCISYLGQRKWTESRQVFDQLKSAYPDGKYAVEYPAIEKKLTKKSNKA
- a CDS encoding response regulator, whose protein sequence is MNMTNFKALILDDEYQLGEILVKTLKEENISAIAVTNVDSAIAKLREDKFDIVISDIYLPQKNGRDLFEYALNHFPELPFIFMTGNPDLNTAVDFLKKGAYDYLSKPFMVSDLIKKVHHVIQQSQERKAEKHLVNDLKEMLQHRAEDFRIYQDIFNSKEDGLLIMDIDGLIVRVNPGFCSMSGFSKNELQNAPFTKLGEIFPGINFRQILSTIDDRGHWKQEISTHRLNGTRWIANINFFPVRNENRDVFAYSAIVTDVTGLRSMENALIGAQEAIIFGLARLAEQRDQETGYHLERIRSYCRALALEMKNHPRYLPYITNSFIDTLDRTAPLHDIGKVGIPDHILLKGDKLTEDEYELMKQHTVVGFQTLSSIRKQFGEMDFLNMGIDVTYCHHERFDGTGYPRGLCGDEIPLSAQVVALADMYDALTSERVYKEAYPHDVTVQIIRDESGKHFDPDIIQVFECVADRFEQILQQFWKDGYAEKTPIFDAEKVLKN
- the porQ gene encoding type IX secretion system protein PorQ, whose amino-acid sequence is MKNRILALICFTALAAQPVFSQSVGTTVFEFLRSQYSARGAAMANNLVAVQGDVNAAAYNPAVLSTVTEPQWTINFTDHLLDFQAGQLGYAFQKGQLGTIGFGLIYFDYGDFEETDLFGEETGRSFGASEFALSATISNQLGPGFDYGVSAKFIYSSLEEYNASGIALDGGIIFRPSYISDFQVGVSVSNIGFMLDNYTETEDKLPLMVRLGFAKKLAHLPLMFMASLNDISQQTGDNLDILKRFSVGGEFDVSDAVKFRIGYDNGVNQSIKSLGTRSFSGISAGLGIAYKRFRLDYAFANYGELGAQNRIGVTGGL
- a CDS encoding N-acetylmuramoyl-L-alanine amidase encodes the protein MQRREFLKVIPGIAFLLMDAKKAIARAFPGLFPDYLTLFPPNSRQSLELPIRWQQDVAFVDARRLAESLKYNTYFNDERKKLVLYLPQNKVVITANNPFVIIDDRTLQMPVSCTIERNDIFLPLSYWVPLVNQYANINLNYDEKQQILQFGDPRFNVAGVDVDARENGVVIRIRTAKKFQKGEMSIDKRNNWLHVDLYGATADINSLARNLDEGPVREMKAFQFATLLSVAFRLRTDPISREVYQDENTGEVVAILRYREQLAESETAEKQPEKAEEARVENNRQTPEKEDDIRKQLETERQRWLIDTVVIDPGHGGKDPGAIGVGGLQEKDVVLSIGLKLGELIERRMPGVKVIYTRKDDTFVELRQRTQIANENQAKLFISIHANANKSSSPAGFETYLLGATKGAQASAVAERENAVIRFESSENQAHYKGINAILAGLAQTAFMKQSEHLASNVQTQIGKRMQSLNMKDRGVKQAGFWVMVGASMPCVLVETGFITNRYDAKILKTNSHQQKIAEGIFAGLQQFKTDHENSI